One segment of Aquimarina sp. BL5 DNA contains the following:
- a CDS encoding slipin family protein gives MKKMKRVRINAGKVGLVFRKGDYNRVITQGIHWLGFNERVIQYDLSKPFAAPIALELLLKDTVLEDMLHLIEVKDNQIVLVYENGNFKNVFSAGRYTLWKGLYEYEFTTVDLSKIYITEKIDKSLFSNYALNKYIRVFEVAAYEKAVLIVDDVYAKTLGSGTYRFWRNDTTIKIAKADLRQLQLEMSGQELLTKDKAAIRINFYIQYKVLDIEKALLENKDYEKQLYIAMQLALRAFVGNYTLDELLERKDSMAEAILEVTKSQTNKLGVKVLNCGIRDIILTGEMKEIMNQVLVAQKRAQANIITRREETASTRSLLNTVKLMEDNEMLYKLKEMEYVEKIADKIGEITLSGNGGMVKQLKDIFSVNR, from the coding sequence ATGAAAAAAATGAAAAGAGTAAGAATCAATGCTGGCAAAGTAGGCTTGGTTTTCAGAAAAGGAGATTACAATCGTGTTATAACACAAGGAATCCATTGGTTAGGATTTAATGAGCGTGTTATTCAGTATGATTTATCTAAACCCTTTGCAGCTCCAATAGCACTGGAACTCTTATTAAAAGATACAGTGTTGGAAGATATGTTACACCTAATTGAGGTAAAGGATAATCAAATTGTATTGGTTTATGAGAATGGTAATTTTAAAAATGTATTCTCTGCAGGGAGATACACACTTTGGAAGGGATTGTACGAATATGAATTTACAACAGTAGATCTTAGTAAAATCTATATTACCGAGAAAATTGATAAATCTTTATTCAGCAATTACGCACTTAATAAATACATCCGAGTTTTTGAAGTTGCAGCGTATGAAAAAGCTGTACTCATTGTAGATGATGTATACGCTAAAACTTTGGGTAGCGGTACATATCGTTTCTGGAGAAATGATACAACTATCAAGATCGCTAAAGCAGATCTGCGTCAGCTACAGTTAGAAATGTCTGGTCAAGAATTATTGACAAAGGATAAAGCTGCTATTCGTATCAATTTCTACATACAATATAAAGTGCTAGATATCGAAAAAGCATTATTGGAAAATAAAGATTATGAAAAACAATTATACATCGCGATGCAATTAGCTCTTAGAGCTTTCGTAGGAAATTACACCTTAGATGAACTTTTGGAACGTAAAGATAGTATGGCAGAAGCTATATTAGAAGTTACCAAAAGTCAAACAAACAAACTAGGTGTGAAAGTATTGAATTGTGGAATCAGGGATATCATCCTTACCGGTGAAATGAAAGAGATCATGAACCAAGTACTGGTAGCACAAAAGAGAGCTCAGGCTAATATCATTACTAGACGCGAGGAAACAGCATCTACCAGAAGTTTGCTAAATACAGTGAAACTAATGGAAGATAATGAAATGCTCTACAAATTAAAAGAAATGGAATATGTAGAGAAAATCGCTGATAAAATAGGTGAAATTACTCTATCCGGTAATGGTGGAATGGTAAAACAATTAAAGGATATATTCTCTGTGAATAGGTAG
- a CDS encoding DUF6331 family protein, with amino-acid sequence MNTKKISKVIDIDQFIENNKEFWRDLETYCVAECCGIDAFDFSKEHIEKTVSFYNSKDILSNIDEAILFINTNHLKLMSSSILNHRASKEKFIELFKNIKQVLLGVSV; translated from the coding sequence ATGAATACTAAAAAAATATCTAAAGTTATTGATATAGATCAATTCATAGAAAACAATAAAGAATTTTGGAGAGATTTAGAAACATACTGTGTTGCTGAATGCTGTGGAATTGATGCTTTTGATTTTTCAAAAGAACATATAGAAAAAACTGTTTCTTTTTATAATTCTAAAGACATCCTATCCAATATAGATGAGGCCATTTTATTTATAAATACAAATCACTTAAAACTTATGAGTAGTTCAATTTTGAACCATCGCGCTTCAAAAGAAAAATTTATTGAACTCTTTAAAAATATCAAGCAAGTCTTGTTGGGTGTTTCTGTATAG
- a CDS encoding phosphate ABC transporter substrate-binding/OmpA family protein, with product MAKGRLTPFSKILIVVLIIGGLYFLLNKFVRNNPDVKDKIEQVTSSSDKGETKEGYKDVINVGVVTWGGYAGGQYFNEGFKANTASRFYKDYGFKVNFEVIDDFDASRDAFKNGSIDLMWATIDAFPTEVEGLSQYQPQVVFQADWSRGGDAIVAARGINKVSDLRGKKIAVAPMTPSHSFLIWLLEASDMTTKDVQLVEVPSAIDAADSFKSNTVDAAVVWSPDDADCVAKVAGSKVLESTKNATHIIADVFVSKKEFIETHKEQLQDLYEGWMIGASELNNSDSNKRKAAKILAEGLSQPEDFCYDAINNVRLATHGDNKDFFGLNSNYTGVTGEDLYNKMKVKYNALGYSTAGAKSWRLLSTKDLVNKTSLSGNSHNAEQQKQFTAVDETLEKKESLSSKKVSISFRTGEFQLDENSKQLIDLQFTPIAKAFANARIRIEGNTDNVGSRGPNVTLSKKRAQSVANYLIAQHSMPTNRFIIIGNGPDKPVSGCERNQNADCKSKNRRTDFELVVD from the coding sequence ATGGCAAAAGGAAGATTAACACCGTTTTCAAAAATTTTAATTGTAGTACTCATTATAGGTGGATTATATTTTTTACTAAATAAATTTGTAAGAAATAATCCAGATGTAAAAGATAAGATAGAACAAGTAACTTCTTCTTCTGATAAAGGAGAAACAAAAGAAGGATATAAAGATGTCATCAACGTTGGAGTTGTAACCTGGGGAGGATATGCTGGAGGGCAATACTTTAATGAAGGCTTCAAAGCGAATACCGCATCTCGATTCTATAAGGACTATGGATTTAAAGTAAATTTTGAAGTAATTGATGACTTTGATGCTTCTAGAGATGCTTTTAAGAATGGTTCTATCGATCTAATGTGGGCAACCATTGATGCATTCCCAACAGAAGTAGAAGGATTGTCTCAATATCAACCACAAGTAGTGTTTCAGGCAGATTGGAGTCGTGGAGGAGATGCAATCGTGGCAGCGAGAGGAATCAATAAAGTAAGCGATCTTAGAGGAAAGAAAATTGCAGTGGCACCTATGACACCATCGCATTCTTTCTTGATTTGGTTATTAGAAGCGAGTGATATGACGACTAAGGATGTGCAATTGGTAGAAGTGCCAAGTGCAATTGATGCTGCGGATTCTTTCAAAAGTAATACAGTAGATGCAGCAGTGGTTTGGAGTCCGGATGATGCGGATTGTGTTGCCAAAGTAGCAGGGTCTAAAGTCTTAGAGAGTACTAAAAATGCAACACATATTATTGCTGATGTTTTTGTTTCGAAAAAAGAGTTTATTGAAACTCATAAAGAACAATTACAAGATTTATATGAAGGATGGATGATCGGAGCTTCAGAATTAAACAACTCTGATAGTAATAAGAGAAAAGCGGCTAAGATTCTTGCAGAAGGATTATCACAGCCAGAAGATTTCTGTTATGATGCTATCAATAATGTAAGATTAGCAACACATGGAGATAATAAAGATTTCTTTGGATTAAATTCTAATTATACTGGTGTAACAGGAGAGGATTTGTATAATAAAATGAAAGTAAAATATAATGCTCTTGGGTATAGTACCGCTGGAGCTAAGAGTTGGAGATTGCTTTCTACAAAGGATTTAGTAAATAAGACATCACTTTCTGGTAATTCCCATAATGCAGAGCAACAAAAACAGTTTACAGCTGTCGATGAGACATTGGAGAAAAAAGAATCACTTTCTTCTAAAAAAGTAAGTATCAGTTTTAGAACGGGAGAATTTCAGTTAGATGAGAACTCTAAGCAGTTGATTGATCTTCAGTTTACACCGATTGCTAAGGCATTTGCTAATGCTCGTATTAGAATTGAAGGAAATACAGATAATGTTGGTTCTAGAGGGCCAAACGTTACTTTATCTAAAAAAAGAGCACAATCTGTAGCTAACTATCTGATAGCACAACACAGCATGCCTACCAATAGATTTATTATTATTGGTAATGGTCCTGATAAACCGGTTTCCGGATGTGAGCGTAATCAAAATGCTGATTGTAAATCTAAGAATAGAAGAACCGATTTTGAATTAGTAGTAGACTAA
- a CDS encoding bile acid:sodium symporter family protein, which translates to MDNISTIILAASLFIIMLGMGLSLVIDDFKRILIYPKAILVGLANQLIILPLVGFLLASVLSLEPEIAIGIMILAACPGGATSNLISHLAKGDIALSVTLTAFSSLITIITIPFIVNFSLLYFLSEDQTIQLNVIETIIQILVIIIIPVAIGMIIRKYNESFALKMAKPVKIASALVLALVIIGILIKEKDNFISYLQEAGLVALLLNVLTMAIGYYSAKLFRVHQKGAISIGIESGIQNGTLAITVAIAILHNTSFAIAPAVYSLLMFFTGGIAIFLSIRNSKK; encoded by the coding sequence ATGGATAATATTTCGACGATTATTTTAGCCGCATCTTTATTCATTATCATGTTAGGGATGGGGTTATCTCTTGTTATAGATGATTTTAAGAGAATACTTATTTATCCTAAAGCAATTTTGGTTGGTTTAGCGAATCAGCTTATAATCTTACCACTTGTAGGTTTTCTGTTAGCATCTGTGCTGTCGCTAGAACCGGAAATAGCTATTGGAATTATGATATTAGCAGCCTGTCCTGGTGGGGCGACTTCTAATTTGATTTCTCATTTAGCTAAAGGAGATATTGCATTATCTGTAACACTTACAGCATTTAGTAGTTTGATAACTATAATTACGATACCGTTCATAGTTAATTTCTCGTTACTTTACTTTTTATCCGAAGATCAAACTATTCAATTAAATGTAATTGAAACTATCATTCAGATTTTAGTTATAATTATTATACCTGTTGCTATTGGTATGATAATAAGAAAGTATAATGAGTCTTTTGCATTAAAGATGGCTAAACCGGTAAAAATAGCTTCAGCATTAGTACTTGCTTTGGTTATTATAGGTATTCTAATTAAAGAAAAAGACAATTTTATTTCTTATTTGCAAGAAGCTGGATTAGTCGCTTTATTATTAAATGTATTGACAATGGCTATTGGTTACTATTCTGCAAAGCTATTTCGTGTTCATCAAAAAGGTGCCATATCTATTGGAATAGAATCCGGTATTCAGAACGGTACTTTAGCTATAACCGTTGCTATCGCGATACTTCATAATACTTCTTTTGCAATTGCTCCAGCTGTATATAGTTTATTAATGTTTTTTACAGGAGGGATCGCAATATTTTTAAGTATTCGAAACAGTAAAAAATAA
- a CDS encoding ABC transporter ATP-binding protein, with product MALQFTDSPQAPNVIELRGISQSYDGGKTKIIENLDLLVEDKPMQGQFSVILGMSGCGKSTLLRYIAGLQEPTAGTVLVKGKPVSKENRVSMVFQQYSSLPWMTVLDNVGLGLRFKGISKKERDEKAMEMIQLVGLDGHQKKYAQYPTLSGGQLQRVAIARSLMSNPEILLMDEPFGALDIKTRLQMQDLLIGIWEKFSPTILFVTHDIQEAVYLADDIYIMKHAPSHFVKHIDVDLPFNRTRETKRLAHFDELVHEVEDAMMQIDAGS from the coding sequence ATGGCATTACAGTTTACAGATAGTCCTCAGGCTCCTAATGTTATAGAACTTAGAGGGATCTCTCAATCATATGATGGAGGGAAAACCAAAATCATAGAAAATTTAGATTTATTGGTAGAGGATAAACCCATGCAAGGGCAATTTTCTGTCATATTAGGAATGTCCGGATGTGGTAAATCTACTTTGTTACGATATATAGCAGGATTACAAGAACCAACTGCAGGAACAGTGTTAGTAAAAGGAAAACCTGTAAGTAAGGAGAACAGGGTGAGTATGGTATTTCAGCAATATTCATCATTGCCTTGGATGACAGTTCTAGATAATGTTGGTTTAGGATTACGTTTTAAAGGGATCTCTAAGAAAGAACGTGATGAAAAGGCAATGGAAATGATTCAATTAGTTGGATTAGATGGTCATCAAAAGAAGTACGCACAATATCCTACGCTTTCTGGAGGACAATTACAACGTGTAGCGATTGCAAGAAGTTTAATGTCTAATCCAGAAATTTTATTGATGGATGAACCTTTTGGAGCATTAGATATCAAGACGCGTTTACAAATGCAGGATTTACTGATTGGTATCTGGGAAAAGTTCAGTCCTACAATCTTGTTTGTTACTCACGATATACAAGAAGCGGTCTATCTGGCAGATGATATTTATATCATGAAACATGCACCTTCTCATTTCGTGAAGCATATAGATGTCGATTTACCCTTTAATAGAACGAGGGAAACAAAACGATTAGCACACTTTGATGAACTAGTACATGAAGTAGAAGATGCAATGATGCAGATCGATGCTGGGAGTTAG
- a CDS encoding AAA family ATPase, with amino-acid sequence MTNRKYHKATDQFFSKLSQEDKASFFKGKSVNPLKILSISSAFPTLRIKDEDLLVLYSLKESIDELDFIITTQHIHIAESKIPLATDVFQDVKFSAFPKEHVALLNNLIDDLLLTKKDEKKSLSDFTNKFKDFVNQKEDTTQEFDIDYEFLQILKNEGEKIQNLAEDLNNNKRFSNTINAIVHKTDDALEFKAEHVILQDIIRVFNMIYPLSDNKNTVADAKVKFLLAFMFEKLQGNDIIASLSIERINKFVQSEKFDENIEVIKTASLFDLGEEYKNEFLLPSLLKRLDSQHFANSASFLYRIASLITKADGTISEEETTLLKKINSKLQHPKEKLEGVKQTEIDENETLDDVMDELNELIGLDNIKTSVKELSNFLKVQKLREEKGLKNVNNSLHSVFMGPPGTGKTTVARLVSKIYKHLGYLEKGHLVETDRTGMVAGYVGQTALKVEEVIKTSLDGVLFIDEAYSLAKDNKKDFGNEAVEVLLKKMEDHRDQLVVIVAGYPDEMEEFIESNPGLQSRFNRYFTFDHYKPKELIGIFELFCLKNDFVLADEAKEKLEFIFDKLYEKRHKSFGNARVARNLFEKIIEYQANRIVSITPLTEELLKTIVEDDIPPVNQTVDDYLRFQKDEEES; translated from the coding sequence ATGACCAACAGAAAATACCATAAAGCCACAGATCAGTTTTTTTCAAAATTAAGTCAAGAAGATAAAGCTTCTTTTTTTAAAGGAAAATCAGTCAATCCATTAAAAATATTATCTATTTCGTCTGCGTTTCCAACATTGAGAATAAAAGATGAAGATTTGTTGGTTTTATATTCTTTAAAAGAATCCATTGACGAATTGGATTTTATTATTACTACACAGCATATTCATATAGCAGAAAGTAAAATTCCACTGGCTACAGATGTTTTTCAGGATGTAAAGTTTAGTGCTTTTCCAAAAGAGCATGTCGCTTTATTAAATAATTTGATAGATGATTTGTTGTTGACTAAAAAAGATGAAAAAAAGAGTTTATCGGATTTTACCAATAAGTTTAAGGATTTTGTAAATCAAAAAGAAGATACTACTCAGGAGTTTGATATTGATTATGAGTTTCTTCAGATATTAAAAAATGAAGGGGAAAAGATTCAGAATCTCGCAGAAGATTTAAACAATAATAAACGATTTTCTAATACAATAAATGCCATTGTTCATAAAACAGATGATGCCTTAGAATTTAAAGCAGAACATGTAATTCTTCAGGATATCATTAGAGTATTCAATATGATTTATCCATTGAGTGATAATAAGAATACAGTAGCTGACGCTAAGGTGAAGTTTCTATTAGCCTTTATGTTCGAGAAGTTACAGGGAAATGATATCATAGCTTCTTTATCTATAGAACGTATTAATAAGTTCGTGCAGTCAGAAAAGTTTGATGAAAATATTGAAGTGATTAAAACAGCCAGTCTTTTTGACTTAGGGGAGGAATATAAAAATGAATTTTTATTGCCATCACTTTTAAAGCGATTAGATAGTCAGCATTTTGCCAATTCAGCATCTTTCTTATATAGAATCGCTTCTTTAATAACCAAAGCAGACGGTACCATTTCTGAAGAAGAAACCACACTGCTAAAGAAGATCAATAGTAAGTTGCAGCATCCTAAAGAAAAACTAGAAGGAGTCAAACAAACAGAGATCGATGAGAATGAAACTCTGGATGATGTGATGGATGAATTGAATGAATTGATAGGTTTAGACAATATCAAAACTTCGGTAAAAGAACTCTCTAATTTTCTGAAGGTTCAAAAGTTAAGAGAAGAAAAAGGACTAAAGAATGTAAATAACTCACTACATTCAGTTTTTATGGGACCTCCAGGAACAGGTAAAACAACCGTTGCACGCTTAGTCTCTAAAATATACAAACACTTAGGTTATTTAGAAAAAGGGCATCTGGTAGAAACTGACAGAACCGGAATGGTTGCTGGATATGTTGGTCAAACAGCTCTAAAGGTAGAAGAGGTTATAAAAACTTCGCTTGATGGAGTACTATTTATTGATGAAGCATATTCTCTAGCTAAAGACAATAAAAAGGATTTTGGTAACGAAGCTGTAGAGGTGTTACTGAAGAAAATGGAGGATCACCGAGATCAGTTAGTGGTGATCGTTGCAGGATATCCTGATGAGATGGAGGAGTTTATAGAATCCAATCCAGGATTGCAGTCACGATTTAACAGATATTTTACTTTTGATCATTATAAACCCAAAGAACTGATTGGAATTTTTGAACTGTTTTGTCTGAAAAATGATTTTGTGTTGGCAGACGAAGCAAAAGAAAAATTAGAGTTCATCTTTGATAAGTTATACGAAAAAAGACATAAGAGTTTTGGTAATGCCAGAGTTGCCAGAAATTTATTCGAAAAAATAATTGAATATCAAGCCAATCGTATAGTGTCGATAACACCGCTTACAGAAGAATTACTAAAAACCATAGTCGAAGACGATATTCCGCCTGTCAATCAAACAGTAGATGATTATTTAAGATTTCAGAAGGACGAGGAAGAATCCTAA
- a CDS encoding ABC transporter permease, with amino-acid sequence MVKIKKLFELRGNLESKDKAILTVVGALILIGLWFLLAEVLSTSVITQDESIDISKISLSERKYYESDSLLVASYDELEQMSVEELTSFGLKKNKVYPLLPSPIKVIKAFPDLNQNDDVIGNTFYSIKLNFLGYLVAILVSIPIGFLLGLIPLFRGLFSQIINSYRFIPLTAVTGIFIMWLGLGSDMKVSFLAFGIIVYLIPVVIQRIDEVQNVYLNTVFTLGATSWQTIRTVYMPYVFSKIIDDIRVLTAISWTYITIVEMLNKGGGIGELIWTAKRQSRIDKAFAILIIIVVIGILQDRLFVMIDRILFPYKHINKGNKH; translated from the coding sequence ATGGTAAAGATCAAAAAACTATTTGAACTTAGGGGTAACCTAGAGTCAAAGGATAAGGCCATTCTCACGGTCGTCGGTGCTTTGATTCTAATTGGATTATGGTTTTTACTAGCTGAGGTTTTATCCACATCAGTAATCACACAAGATGAGTCCATTGATATTTCTAAGATTTCACTAAGTGAAAGGAAGTATTACGAAAGTGATTCACTATTGGTGGCTAGTTACGATGAATTAGAACAAATGAGTGTTGAGGAATTAACATCTTTTGGGCTGAAGAAAAACAAAGTTTATCCGTTGTTACCATCACCAATCAAAGTTATCAAGGCATTTCCGGATCTTAATCAAAATGATGATGTGATAGGAAATACTTTTTATTCTATTAAATTAAATTTTTTAGGTTATCTGGTAGCAATTTTAGTTTCCATTCCGATTGGTTTTTTATTAGGGTTGATTCCTTTATTTAGAGGGTTGTTTAGTCAAATTATCAATTCCTATCGATTTATTCCCTTAACTGCAGTAACAGGTATTTTTATTATGTGGTTAGGATTAGGGAGTGATATGAAAGTATCTTTCCTAGCATTTGGTATCATTGTATATTTGATACCCGTCGTCATCCAGCGGATCGATGAGGTCCAAAATGTATATCTGAATACCGTTTTTACTTTAGGAGCAACATCCTGGCAAACGATAAGAACGGTTTATATGCCTTATGTGTTTTCTAAGATTATTGACGATATTAGAGTATTGACGGCAATTTCCTGGACCTATATTACGATTGTAGAAATGCTAAATAAAGGAGGAGGAATAGGAGAGTTAATTTGGACTGCAAAACGACAAAGTAGAATTGATAAAGCTTTTGCTATACTAATTATCATAGTGGTTATAGGGATATTACAAGATCGATTGTTTGTAATGATCGATAGAATATTATTCCCATATAAACACATTAATAAAGGAAACAAACATTAA